The genomic DNA aggtatgtttgtgtgtatgtgagaggtgtttgtgtgtatgtgagatgtgtttgtgtgtatgtgagagatgtttgtgtgtatgtgagaggtgtttgtgtgtatttgagagatGTTTGTGAGTATTtgagagatgtttgtgtgtatgtgagagatgtttgtatgtatgtgagaggtgtttgtgtgtatttgaggggagtttgtgtgtatgtgagagatgtttgtgtgtatgtgagatatgtttgtgtgtatgtgaggtgtttgtgtgtatgtgagagatgtttgtgtgtatttgagaggtgtttgtgtgtatgtgagaggtaaaatagtgtatgtgagaggtgtttgttgtgtgtatgtgagaggtgtttgttgtgtgtatgtgagaggtgtttgttgtgtgtatgtgagaggtgtttgttgtgtgtatgtgagaggtgtttgtgtgtatgtgagaggtaaaataatgtatgtgagaggtgtttgttgtatgtatgtgagaggtgtttgtgtgtatgtgagaggtgtttgtgtgtacgtgagaggtgtttgttgtgtatgtgagaggtgtttcttgtatgtatgtgagaggtgtttgtgtgtatgtgagaggtgtttgttgtgtgtatgtgagaggtgtttgtgtgtatgtgagaggtaaaatagtgtatgtgagaggtgtttgtgtgtatgtgagagatgtttgtgtgtatgtgagaggtgtttgtgtgtatgtgagaggtaaaatagtgtatgtgagaggtgtttgtgtgtatgtgagaggtaaaatagtgtatgtgagaggtgtttgtgtgtatgtgagaggtgtttgttgtatgtatgtgagaggtgtttgttgtatgtatgtgagaggtgtttgtgtgtatgtgagaggtgtttgtgtgtatgtgagaggtgtttgttgtgtgtatgtgagaggtgtttgtgtatgtgagaggtaaaatagtgtatgtgagaggtgtttgttgtgtgtatgtgagaggtgtttgtgtgtatgtcaaaggtaaaatagtgtatgtgagaggtgtttgtgtgtatgtgagaggtgtttgttgtgtgtatgtgagaggtaaaatagtgtatgtgagaggtgtttgttgtgtgtatgtgagaggtgtttgtgtgtatgtgagaggtaaaatagtgtatgtgagaggtgtttgttgtgtgtatgtgagaggtgtttgtgtgtatgtgagaggtaaaatagtgtatgtgagaggtgtttgttgtgtgtatgtgagaggtgtttgtgtgtatgtgagaggtaaaatagtgtatgtgagaggtgtttgtatgtatgtgagaggtgtttgttgtgtgtatttgagaggtgtttgtatgtatgtgagaggtaaaatagtgtatgtgagaggtgtttgtgtgtatttgagaggtgtttgtgtgtatgtgagaggtaaaatagtgtatgtgagaggtgtttgtgtgtatttgagaggtgtttgttgtgtgtatgtgagaggtaaaatagtgtatgtgagaggtggttgttgtgtgtatgtgagaggtgtttgtgtgtatttgagaggtgtttgttgtgtgtatgtgagaggtaaaatagtgtatgtgagaggtgtttgttgtgtgtatgtgagaggtgtttgtgtgtatttgagaggtgtttgtgtgtatgtgagaggtgtttgtgtgtatgtgagaggtaaaatagtgtatgtgagaggtggttgttgtgtgtatgtgagaggtgtttgtgtgtatgtgagaggtgtttgtgtgtatttgagaggtgtttgttgtgtgtatgtgagaggtaaaatagtgtatgtgagaggtgtttgtgtgtatgtgagaggtaaaatagtgtatgtgagaggtgtttgtgtgtatgtgagaggtgtttgttgtgtgtatgtgagaggtgtttgtgtgtatgtgagaggtaaaatagtgtatgtgagaggtgtttgtgtgtatgtgagaggtgtttgttgtgtgtatgtgagaggtgtttgtgtatgtgagaggtaaaatgTGAAAAGCGAGGACACGGGACACATGAAGTGAACTCATGAAGGCGGGAAGAGAGGAGCATGAGAGGAACGAGCGAGAATGTTGCCATTGGTTACGTTACCTCATATCCCAGGCGGGCGGCACGCTGCAGAAGCGTCTCTCCGGCGTTTTTGTTCACGATTAATCGACGAGCTCCAGGAGGGAGGGGACGGGCTGGTTGTGTgtgctgtggagagagagggcaagGGCTGGGCGAGCAAGACAGAGAAgcctgtgagagagagagagagagggagagaggtttaaaatcttcatgttttaacacacacacacacacaaacacacacacacacacacacacacacacacacacacacacacacacacacacacacacacacacacacacacacacacacacacacacacacacacacacacacacacacacacacacacacttccctgcTGTTCCACAGCGAGCTCCAATCAGGAGGATAATTGCAGcgatcagcagagagagagagcggattctgtttttctattttattgaaacctgtcaggtgtgtgtgtgtgtgtgtgttttggtgtgtgcgCTTCCTCGCTGCCCTGAGGAAatctctgctgcagcagctgtctcacacacacacacacacacacacacacacacacacacacacacacacacgagtctcacactctctctcttctcgctcAGCTCTCGCTCgtccctcctcttccttgttTGAGTCTGCTGcgctagaaaacacacacacacactgacacaccaaaacacacactcctccaggGCAGAGCTGGCGTCCTGTTTGCTGATGCGTGGCGGCGTGCAGCTTCATTTGACAGACGCCTGcgcacacacattacacacacaaacacattacacacacacacacacacacacacacacacacacacacattacacgcACACGCTGTCTGGCTGCTAAGCAGCCCAGACTGTTGCCGTGGCGTCAGCAGCTCTGAGATGACTTCATCCACAGAGCTCGGACTGCTTCAGAAAAGACCATTctgttataaatatataaaacccATATCAGAGCTGTCAGCATCAAAGAGTTAATCACATTACTCTcatgtttgtcccttcaggctctccgtagatagtggtcctcagtgtctccctgtagtctcagtgatgtaaaagaaggacactgctgcatctttgaatgtctcatttcactttaacaaactctcagacagctcagctgaccaGTCCAAAGTCaaatccaccttatgacatcacacattgaccttatgacatcaaacattgacctttgagctgtttgacctcactttgggatccacttcctgtttctgtgcttattAACTGTAAATGAGCTTTAGGACAGAATGATGAGCCGGGTCGTGATGATGAAGATATTCAACAGTTATTTAAAGAACATGAAGACGCTTACTAAAGGTCAGAACCCGCATTGAAgtactgccctctagtggtgtgtttgtgtaacacACAGCGTGAGATAAACCATGtgtataaataaagaggagCTAACACAGAGCCCTGAGGAACGCCATGACCAAGACGGGCAAGCGaggcagaagagagagacagtgtgtgagagtgtgtgtgtgtgtgtgtgtgtgtgacttgtcAGGGGACCTGATAGAGGACTTGTCAGGGGACCTGATAGAGGACCTGACCTGTCACTgacctttctctcctcctgctcctcgtcgctcgctcgctctcctcCCGTGTGCTTCATCTTGCAGGGACGCTTCCCCTTTGGCtcgctgtggtcgttgttgtcACGGCAACAAAACGGAGAGAAGGAAGCAGAAGAGgacggaggaagaggaggtaaaGTAGGGAGGAAGGTGGAGGACCTGCGGCTCTCCTTCAGCCTCTGGTGTTTGTCCTGGAGGCgggaggaggcgaggagggcGGGGCTGAAAGGTTGCATGGGGAGATGGGCGGTGGAGGTGGGAGGgaacactgaaagaaaacacgTAAAGAAGTCAGAATATCATCATGATGATGAAGAACACCTGAGCacacctggggggggggggaacagctGGCAGCGCTGTGGGGGCGGggcaaagaaataagaaaataaataataaacaagaaATAAGTTGGCGTTACCTCTCGGGTCATCCCTCTTTGTGGTCATCGGGTCACTCCAGCCTCTGTTGGGTGCTCTGATACCAGGGACGTCCATCCTGAACTTCCTGTCCGGCTCTACTGACCTCTGGCTGGGAAGCAGCCATTGGTTGAGCTCCCCGGGAAGGCGGGGTTTGTTGAGTCTGAGGCCGTTCAGCTCGATGCAAACCTTCAGCTTCTTCACGTCCTCGGGGGTCGAGTCTGTGAcgtaaaacaacaaacagtcaacagtcaacaaacaaccaacagtcaacaaacaaacaaccaacagtcaacaaacaaccaacgaccaacagtcaacaaacaaacaaccaacaaacagtcaacagacaaacaacaaacaaacagccaacagacaaacaacaaacagtcaacaaacaaccaacaaacaaacaaccaacaaacagtcaacaaacaaacaaccaacaaacagtcaacagacaaacaacaaacagtcaacagacaaacaacaaacagtcaacagacaaacaacaaacagtcaacaaacaaccaacaaacaaacagtcaacaaacaaccaacaaacaaacagtcaacagacaaacaacaaacaaacagtcaacaaacaaccaacaaacagtcaacaaacaaccaacaaacaaacagtcaacaaacaaccaacaaacaaacagtcaacagacaaacaaccaacaaacagtcaacaaacaaccaacaaacaaacaacaaacaaacagtcaacaaacaaccaacaaacagtcaacagacaaacaaccaacaaacagtcaacaaacaaccaacaaacaaacaacaaacaaacagtcaacaaacaaccaacaaacagtcaacagacaaacaaccaacaaacagtcaacaaacaaccaacaaacaaccagtcaacaaacaaccaacaaacagtcaacagacaaacaaccaacaaacagtcaacaaacaaacaacaaacagtcaacaaacaaccaacaaacaaacagtcaacaaacaaccaacagtcaacagacaaacaaccaacaaacaaccaacaaacaaccaacaaacagtcaacaaaaaaccaacaaacaaacagtcaacagacaaccaacaaacagtcaacaaacagtcaacaaacaaccaacaaacaaacagtcaacagacaaccaacaaacagtcaacaaacagtcaacaaacaaccaacaaacaaacagtcaacagacaaccaacaaacagtcaacagacaaacaaccaacaaacagtcaacaaacagtcaacaaacaaccaacaaacagtcaacagacaaacaacaaacaaacagtcaacagacaaacaacaaacagtcaacaaacaaccaacaaacaaacaacaaacaaacagtcaacaagcaaccaacaaacaaacagtcaacaaacaaccaacaaacaaacaaacaatcaacagacaaacatcaaacaaacagtcaacaaacaaccaacaaacaaccaacaaacagtcaacaaacaaccaacaaacaaacagtcaacaaacaaacagtcaacagacaaacaaccaacaaacagtcaacaaacaaccaacaaacaaacaacaaacagtcaacaaacaaccaacaaacagtcaacagacaaacaaccaacaaacagtcaacaaacaaccaacaaacaaccagtcaacaaacaaccaacaaacagtcaacagacaaacaaccaacagtcaacaaacaaacaaccaacaaccaacaaacaaccaacaaacaaacagtcaacaaacaaccaacagtcaacagacaaacaaccaacaaacagtcaacagacaaacaaccaacaaacaaacaaccaacaaacaaccaacaaacagtcaacaaaaaaccaacaaacaaacagtcaacagacaaccaacaaacagtcaacaaacaaccaacaaacaaacagtcaacagacaaccaacaaacaaacagtcaacagacaaacaaccaacaaacagtcaacagtcaacaaacaaacaaccaacaaacagtcaacaaacaaccaacaaacagtcaacagacaaccaacaaacaaacagtcaacaaacaaccaacaaccaacagtcaacaaacaaacaaccaacaaacagtcaacagacaaacaaccaacaaacaaacaaccaacaaacagtcaacaaacaaccaacaaacaaacagtcaacaaacaaccaacaaacaaacagtcaacagacaaacaaccaacaaacagtcaacaaacaaccaacaaacagtcaacaaacaaccaacaaacaaacagtcaacagacaaccaacaaacagtcaacaaacaaccaacaaacaaacagtcaacaaacaaccaacaaccaacagtcaacaaacaaacaaacagtcaacagacaaacaaacaaccaacaaacagtcaacaaacaaccaacaaacagtcaacaaacaaccaacaaacagtcaacagacaaacaaccaacaaacagtcaacaaacaaccaacaaacaaacagtcaacaaacaaccaacaaacagtcaacaaacaaccaacaaacagtcaacagacaaacaaccaacaaacagtcaacaaacaaccaacaaacaaacagtcaacaaacaaacaaccaacaaacaaacagtcaaccaacaaacagtcaacaaacaaccaacaaacaaacaacaaacagtcaacagacaaacaaccaacaaacagtcaacaatcaaacaaccaacaaacaaacaaccaacaaacagtcaacaaacaaacaaccaaacacgGACACCAAGTTCAAAATAATccggtaaaagaaaaaaaagaaaaaaaatgctgagagGACTCAAAACGATAAATGAGGACAAAGGGATAAAGGAACAGGTGAGTGTCGTCTGCATAACGATCAATACAAAGTTTATCTACTCGTTTAAATGCGTTCAGTCAAATAAGACAATAATTGGACTCAGTACAGAACCATGTGGGACACCAGATTTAATGTCTGGATGGATATTTTggggagaaaaaacatttagatgGTTTTTATATGACAGATGTTTCCGTGTTCCACaggtttttctcttctttaataattataagtTAAACTTCAAAGGAGGAACATCTGGAAAccctttgtgtttgttacccgtctccttgtcctcctgctcctcctccctccctctcttcagcCGGCTGCTGGTGATGCTGCTCTGGTGAAATGGCTCCAGACTGAAGATTCTCCTCCTGAAGTCTGAACCTGAGAGTCCAGGAGAGAGGCCTCGGCCTGGAGACAGATCCGtttgtctctcctctttcttcatctcctcctgaagtcctcctccttcctcctctttgttttcttcctcaTCTGGAGATTTCAAAGAATAAACATTTATGCACAGCTGATGTCTCCATATTTATCCAGAAGTTTTAATCTGAGTGTTtgggagagtttttttttagtctaaatgtttttctctctcagcttcCTCGAGAAAATGAGGGCAGCGCTGAGCTCGGCTTGAAAAGAGCGAAGTGCACCCAGAGTTCAAAtgtgtgagacacacacacacacacacacacacacaccgagttcacagaaaaaagacaaacagagcgaGTGACTTCAAGCGAgtgaaatcaacaaaaaaaacaagtgtgagagagagcgtgtgtgtgcgtgtgtgtttgcatgtgtgtgtctgcgtgtttgcgtgtgtgtgtttgcgtgtgtgtgtgcttgtgcacgTCATCCTGCAGAGCTCGCCCTGTAAATCCTCTTACTTGTCGCTGCCTCAGCGGCGGCTGCATAGGGagttcttcctcctcctccctcactcttctcctcttcttctcctctccctgcGTCTCTCTGTTGGCTGTCTACTGCTGTCATCATCACCttctcttcctcgtcctcctctcctcctcctccttcctcgttctccttcagctccagctcagaGAATCGCAGCATCGCACGCTGAGAAAAGACGACATGAGtgagaacacaaacatgaaactcTTGAACTGGACTTTAAACTTCTGTTAGAACTTTCCCTTCAAACGTTCAAACTTTTGCCTGTTTGCTAAAAGGACAGGAAAGAATAAAAGTTGTATTTGATTCTTCGTGATTGAAGAGAAGGTGTGTCAGACTCATCAGAGTGACTGCAGACTTGTCTCTCTGTGATTGGACGATTGATGAAGCTGTCACACACAGGTGAGCTCTCACCtgtttcctcctgcagccaGGAGTCGCTCAGTGAGCCTGAACGCTGAGCAAAATAACAACTGATGCTAAGTGAACACAAAGAATGAAAGTCTTCTCTGCACAACCATCAGACCATCCTTTAAGGATTCAAGAAGTTCCTGCTGATCCGGACCACATGTAGCACCCCCTAGCCTGAGAAACAGAGTGATGTAACAAACCCTCTGATGGTGTCaactcctcttcatcctcagagatttgaaggaggaagaggaagagaggaggaggattttattaaaggtctctctctccatccttctcTACTTGGAGGAGGGATCTTCTTGAGTTTTCAGATAACGACGTACACAAAAACCCAGCTGGTTTCAGGGGAATGCTAACGTCATGCTAACAGCCAGTGAAATTCATGAATCAGAGTTTTTCCAACAATAATACATAAACATTTCTGATCACACTGGACTGAGGGTTACCCTAACCCTTATGATAAGTTAGCCTGTTTCCTCTGAGTCAGGATCCAGACCAGCAGACTCTGTCTGATTTACTAACAGCAGTAAGAATAAACAAAGTGGATCTTACCTGCAGAGCCCTCTGCTCGCGGCTCAGCTTGCTGCTGTCGGCATTGAGCTCCGTGGTCACACAATGAAACCGGTCGCCCACGAAGCCGGATGAGTTAGCGATCCGTTTGGTGAGGCCGGAGCGCCGGGTCATGCTGCAGCCGGGACCCTCGTCCTCGTCTGTTTGTAGATCCAGAGAGTCCTGGAtttctctctccccgtctcCACTGGATGGTGGTTCTATCTCTCTGGAGGAAAGACACTCAGctctgaggtcagaggtcagatctGCAGGCATCCCGTTAAAGTCTGGATTGGGGGGATTTCCAGATGTAGGGACCCAGAGATGGTTTACACTGGTCTGATTATTTCTTTTAGACGGGTTACTTTCAGCATCTGAACATGCAGGATCCCTGAGGTTGAAGTTCCCACCACCTGAGTTCAAAGGGTTGTGGTTTTCAGGGTCGGGGAGTCTGGGGTTGATGAAGACTCTGGGTTCACAGGTTGGTGTCCTCAGACTCTTATCCTCGTTGGTAGAGGGAGATCTTCTTGGGTTAGGGTTACCACACACAAATTCCCTGTTGGTCTTAACCATTCCAGCTGGAGCCCTGGGATTCAAACTGCTCCATGCTGAGCCCGTCCTGCTGCTAACTGGACTGTCTAAGGGACAGTTGCCCCCATCAGCTGGATTGTTCTGGTTGTTGACTTTACACTCTGCTCCCATGATGTTCTTAGAGTTCTGTTCACCAAGTGGGTCGTCATCTCTTGAGGATGTTGGATCAGATTTAACATTGCTGTCAGCTGAAGTCTCTAAAGTCTTTAAACCGTTATCCTGTTCACTAGTGACCCTGATCACTGAGTCTCCACCAGACGCCCCAGGTTTACATTTTCTAGAAAATTGATGAGGAGAAGTTCTGGCACAACGCATCGTCTGCTCCTCTGTCAGGTCTGAGAATGGACTCAGTGGTTCCTCCAGGATCTCCTGACAGATCTGAAGAGGAGGTCCTGGTTGGGGTGTTTGGTCTAGCTCGCCTCGTCTCTGCTCTACTGCTTGCTTTGGATGGAGGTCTTCTGAAGACCATGGCGGTCTTTCTTGGGTGTGGTTACCGCTCCTTACACCAGTCTTGGTGGAATCTTCTCTAATGGTGGAGCTCTGATCATCATCATGCACCAGGTCGATAATGAAATCTTCTCTGGCAGCTGTCAGAGTTCTGCTTGAAGCCTTCACAGTTTGGTTCTTTGACTTGTCTCTCTTGACGTGAGAGCAGTCCTGATTCCTGTGTCTTTCTGCTCTCCTGGTTCTGGTCTCCAGTCGGTCGAGTCCTGAGTGGGAGGGTTCAGGTGGGAGGGGCACCTTGGTGTTCTGGTATGCCATGAAGTCACCCTTTTTAGGATGGACTCCAAATGGAAGGCCGTGTTCTTGTACAAGGCGGGAGGGACAAAAGCTGCCGATGCCCAGCAGGAATGTGTGAGGGTATGCAGATCCTTTCCCTGGTACGGGTGCACGCTGCAGGCTCATATTCTCAGCCACTGCGTATGGGATGTAACGGTTTGTGTAGCCTAAGCCGGGGGGGAGGTAGGAGTCTCCAAAGCCCGGACTGGAGGAGTTTCCATTTCTCTCAGCAGACTCCTGCTGATGAaggtttctctgtttttcagagCTGATCCGACTTTCTCCTTTACTGTTTGGATCTACTTTCTCTAAATGAAAAGGGGTGGCTCTTGGGGACGCAGATGATGCAGAAGGTCTTCCTCCTGAGGTAGGACCTGGACCTGGTGTACTGGTGGATCCTGGTGAATGATTGGGAACATTGTCAACCCAAGGGGAGGACAGAGACCGGATCGCTTCAGGACAGTCTggagtctttgtgtgtgtgcttacaggTGAAGGTAGACCATCCTTTAGCAACCCATAACTAGCCTGTGGTAAATACCCCAACGTGTTCAGAGTCTCTAAGGGGGCCGGGAATCCATTTGAAAGTTCCTGAAGCTCTTTGGCCCTCAGATCTGAAGGTTTGTCCTCGGGGGTTTTGGCAGGTGAAGTCCTCTCTGAACTACAGATAACATCTTTGGTTTGGTTGCTGCCTGATCTTATAGCGGTGCCGGGGTCAGAGTTCAGCCTGCTGATGTTAAAAGTATGAGACCCTGAATGTGAGGATGAGGGGGTGCTCCTGAAGAGGTCTGACCCTGAGCTGCTGACGGGGGCATCGCTACCTCCTCGACTGTTTCTGCTCGGAGTGTTTTTGGAGAAAGAAAACTGATTGGACTTTCCATCACCATGTTGTCTCCGAGTGACGTGAACAGCTTGAGGCTCCGCCTCCTGGTGGGTCGGTGGACTGGTGCTGAAGGCAGATTGTTCCTGATGAGGACTGACCCCCTGTAAGgccgggtctgggccgggggtcAGGGTGGACCCTGGAGTGGCAGCAGTGAACCTGATTGGAGGGCCTAAAGGGGGGAGGTGTGTCTGGGCATAACGAGGCAGGTAGACCAGTCCGTGGTCTCCAGGTGTGCTGCCCCCCGCCCCTGCAGCACACAGAGACTGGTACACCAGCTGCTGgtggaggaagggggagggCTGCCATGCCAGGTCCAGGAAGGGGTACATCGTTGCATCAGCATAAGGACTTATCCACGGCAGTCTCAGGAAGCCCCCCGTACCATTCAGACCCGGTTCTGACTGCTGGTCCAGACCCAGACCATCACCTGCTGCAGTAGGGACTACCATGGGTTTCTGCAGAACTGGAGGCCGGGTCAGTCCAGACTTCTGACCATCCAACAGGGCCAGGTCGTAGCCCAGAGGCAGCTTCTCTGAGGGGGGGCGGATCCCGGGATAGAAGAGTCCTACATGGGGCCGGTAGGTCTCACCAACCAGCGGCGTGCGGTCCACGCTGAGGGCGGCGAGCGGGTTCATCCTGTGAGATCAGCTGGAGTCCACATGAGACACGGAGAGGACACGTCAGTAACACCTGCTCACTTGACTCACTGACTGTGCAGCTATATCCTGATGATTGTTTCAATAAATCTTTAATGGGATCAATAAGTCGATCTATCGACTGAAGatttctctttctatctctctgtatctctctctctctgtatctctctctctctctctctgtctgtctctcagtctctctctctctctgtctgtctctgtctctctctgtctctctctctctctctctctgtctctctctctgtctctctctctctgtctctctctctgtatatctctctctctgtctgtctctctctgtctctctgtctgtctctctctgtctctgtctctctgtctgtctctgtctctctctcagtctctctctctctctgtctgtctctgtctctctctgtgtctctctctctctctctgtctgtctctcgctgtctctctctctgtctctctctctctctctgtctgtctctcgctgtctctctctctgtctctctctgtgtctctctctct from Labrus mixtus chromosome 24, fLabMix1.1, whole genome shotgun sequence includes the following:
- the LOC132959497 gene encoding BCL-6 corepressor-like, with product MNPLAALSVDRTPLVGETYRPHVGLFYPGIRPPSEKLPLGYDLALLDGQKSGLTRPPVLQKPMVVPTAAGDGLGLDQQSEPGLNGTGGFLRLPWISPYADATMYPFLDLAWQPSPFLHQQLVYQSLCAAGAGGSTPGDHGLVYLPRYAQTHLPPLGPPIRFTAATPGSTLTPGPDPALQGVSPHQEQSAFSTSPPTHQEAEPQAVHVTRRQHGDGKSNQFSFSKNTPSRNSRGGSDAPVSSSGSDLFRSTPSSSHSGSHTFNISRLNSDPGTAIRSGSNQTKDVICSSERTSPAKTPEDKPSDLRAKELQELSNGFPAPLETLNTLGYLPQASYGLLKDGLPSPVSTHTKTPDCPEAIRSLSSPWVDNVPNHSPGSTSTPGPGPTSGGRPSASSASPRATPFHLEKVDPNSKGESRISSEKQRNLHQQESAERNGNSSSPGFGDSYLPPGLGYTNRYIPYAVAENMSLQRAPVPGKGSAYPHTFLLGIGSFCPSRLVQEHGLPFGVHPKKGDFMAYQNTKVPLPPEPSHSGLDRLETRTRRAERHRNQDCSHVKRDKSKNQTVKASSRTLTAAREDFIIDLVHDDDQSSTIREDSTKTGVRSGNHTQERPPWSSEDLHPKQAVEQRRGELDQTPQPGPPLQICQEILEEPLSPFSDLTEEQTMRCARTSPHQFSRKCKPGASGGDSVIRVTSEQDNGLKTLETSADSNVKSDPTSSRDDDPLGEQNSKNIMGAECKVNNQNNPADGGNCPLDSPVSSRTGSAWSSLNPRAPAGMVKTNREFVCGNPNPRRSPSTNEDKSLRTPTCEPRVFINPRLPDPENHNPLNSGGGNFNLRDPACSDAESNPSKRNNQTSVNHLWVPTSGNPPNPDFNGMPADLTSDLRAECLSSREIEPPSSGDGEREIQDSLDLQTDEDEGPGCSMTRRSGLTKRIANSSGFVGDRFHCVTTELNADSSKLSREQRALQRAMLRFSELELKENEEGGGGEEDEEEKVMMTAVDSQQRDAGRGEEEEKSEGGGGRTPYAAAAEAATNEEENKEEEGGGLQEEMKKEERQTDLSPGRGLSPGLSGSDFRRRIFSLEPFHQSSITSSRLKRGREEEQEDKETDSTPEDVKKLKVCIELNGLRLNKPRLPGELNQWLLPSQRSVEPDRKFRMDVPGIRAPNRGWSDPMTTKRDDPRVFPPTSTAHLPMQPFSPALLASSRLQDKHQRLKESRRSSTFLPTLPPLPPSSSASFSPFCCRDNNDHSEPKGKRPCKMKHTGGERASDEEQEERKASLSCSPSPCPLSPQHTQPARPLPPGARRLIVNKNAGETLLQRAARLGYEEVVLYCLEQQVCDVNHRDNAGYCALHEACARGWLGIVRHLVEHGADTNCSAQDGTRPLHDAVENDHVEVVRFLLACGADPTLTSYSGRGPLNMTHSATMETFLEDYLSDLQGRSEGDPGIYWEFYGGSVCEPSTESPVVNVLADPPGPDQEGDDEEEGEDEDERVRREVFEFELSDRPLLPCYNIQVEESQGPRNWLLLCDVLGRLRITSRSFRRLFPQLNVQSIPEDRFYQQASLSQLLTGPDQQELSPFRPHVKDPLELVEATPELAGMLGSSMELVDSRRDSTEASPPPTPPPLPSPPPHRQAVSAANANRALQNRTPGSAPRRGLQDPAAGWETNMWDHHGSHSAHLDSKTDSGRGEQQRTWIPKSAHLDSKIDWSVSEQRQKLSDDTKDNAVNPDSNVDFHKSEQPETRDAGNPSCAKPDQSEPQEKLCEDSGNANSAKGNANTAKGNANSANGNANSAKGNANTTKGNANTANGNANSANGNANTAHGNANSANGSTNTANGNANTANGSANTANGNANSANGNANSANGNANSANGNANTANGNANSANGNANSAYLDSVMWDQHQGGKKSRGKISLQSKRAIGANMWEPQRLRSRSSVNSNIKVDAVTPRPQQIENKNTPLSVKSNSCVDANTTSEVSGSSAGINVSTEANRWEPQGIKRVGGANTAPPCCIPGQGGKMMKMDAAWQRNLANVRVHIRDVGVKVGGGNIWKDSKTEQSDVCKSGRSWRGARVNSVQAEK